The stretch of DNA AAAATAAGCTTTTTCATCGCTTTCCCTCCTGTCACGACCACTATATGTAGAAAAACCGGCTCACATGAAAGAATCCTTTCCCGTTATCAGGAAAGGATGACTGATTGATCTGTTTAAGCCGTTCCAGAAGCCTTATGAGAACTGCTTTATCCAGCTAGAGAGAGCTGGATAAATAAAAAAGACTCCCAGCCAAAAAGCTGAGAGTCTTCCAAACGCAAAAATTAACGTTTTGAGAACTGAGGTGCGCGACGAGCGCCTTTAAGACCGTATTTTTTACGTTCTTTTGCACGTGCATCACGTGTAAGGTAGCCAGCACGTTTTAGTGTTGGACGGAATTCTGGATCAGCTTGCAGAAGAGCACGCGCGATACCGTGACGGATCGCTCCCGCTTGTCCTGTGTAGCCGCCTCCGTTTACATTTACGTGTACATCGTAGCTGTTTACTGTTTCAGTCGCAACAAGCGGCTGGTTGATCACAGTGCGCAGCGCTTCGAATGGAATATAATCTTCAGCAGTACGGCCGTTGATGATGATTTTACCTTCGCCTGGTACTAGA from Domibacillus sp. DTU_2020_1001157_1_SI_ALB_TIR_016 encodes:
- the rpsI gene encoding 30S ribosomal protein S9, with translation MSQVQYLGTGRRKSSVARVRLVPGEGKIIINGRTAEDYIPFEALRTVINQPLVATETVNSYDVHVNVNGGGYTGQAGAIRHGIARALLQADPEFRPTLKRAGYLTRDARAKERKKYGLKGARRAPQFSKR